The genomic region GACCGGCATCCAGCCAAAGGTCTGCCAGGGCGAATTCGCGTCCGCCTGTGCAGCCTGCCGCTCGTGGTTAATCACAGCGGCCACCGCGGCGCAGAGCTCGAGCTCGCCCGGCGCCGCCGGGGCCTGCGTCAGAACCATCAGTTCGCGCTCGATGAAGCCGGTGTCGATCGCGTTCGCCCTCACCTTCGGATGCGTCATCAGCGCCGACAGGAACGGGATGTTGGTCACGATGCCGCGGACGTCGGACTCTTCCAGCCCGCGGTTCAGCCGCTCGATCGCGACATCCCGCGTCGGCGCCCAGGCGATCATTTTTGCCAGCATCGCATCGTAGTACGGCGAAACCGTATCGCCTTCCCGATAGCCGGAGTCGATGCGCAGCCCCCCGTTTCAGCGGGCAGACGCCAGGTTGATATCTTGCCCACCGACGGCATGAAGTTCTTGGTCGGGTTCTCCGCATAGACCCGCGCCTCCACGGCGTGTCCGTGAAGCTTGATCTCGTCCTGCTTCAGCGGCAACGCCTCGCCGAAAGCGACGCGCAACTGCCACTCGACCAAGTCGATCCCCGTGATCAGCTCGGTCACGGGATGCTCGACCTGGAGACGAGTGTTCATCTCGATGAAGAACACGTCCTTGCCGTCGGACACGAACTCGATGGTGCCGGCGCCGACATAGTTGACGGCGCCCGCAGCCTTTCGCGCGGCGGCACAGACCGTCTCGCGCTGGGCGGGATTGAGCGTCGGCGACGGCGCCTCCTCGATCACCTTCTGGTGGCGGCGCTGCAGGGTGCATTCGCGTTCGAACAGCGAGAGCAGATTGCCGTGGCTGTCGCCGATCACCTGCACCTCGATATGCCTCGGGTTATTGACATATTTTTCGATCAGCATGCGGTCGTCGCCGAACGCGGCCTTGGCCTCGCGCTTCGCGCTGACGATCGCAGGCGCAAGTTCATCCGCGGAGCGAACGATGCGCATACCACGGCCGCCGCCGCCAGCGGACGCCTTCACCAGAATCGGGAAACCGACCTTCTCGGCCGCCTTCGCCAACGTCGCATCGTCCTGCGCCTCGCCGTGATAGCCTGGCACCAGCGGGACGCCGGCCTTCTCCATAAGCGCCTTGGAGCCGGACTTCGAGCCCATGGCAGTCATCATTGCCGCTGTCGGGCCGACGAAGACCAGTCCGGCGTCGAAACACGCCTGGGCGAATTCGGCATTCTCCGACAGGAAGCCATAGCCGGGATGGATCGCCTCCGCGCCGGTCTTGCGCGCGGCCTCGATCAGCCGTTCGGGATTGAGATAGCTGTCGCGGGCACGTGCGGGCCCGAGCAGCACGGCCTCGTCGGCGAGCGCGACATGCATCGCGTCGCGATCCACCTCGGAATAGACCGCGACCGCGCGCAGGCCCATGGCGCGCGCGGTGCGGATCACGCGGCAGGCGATCTCGCCGCGGTTGGCGATCAGGAGGGTGCGAAAACGGCGGTAGAGCTTTGAGCGGTCCATCGCATCACATCCTGAACAGGCCGAATTTCGTCGGTTCGATCGGCGCATTCGATGCCGCCGAGAGGCCGAGACCGAGCACCAGCCTTGTGTCGGCCGGGTCGATCACGCCGTCGTCCCACAGCCGCGCGGTCGCGTAATACGGGTGCCCCTGGCTCTCATATTGCGCGCGGATAGGTTCGCGGAATTTATCTTCGTCTTCTTTCGACCAGCTGTCGCCCTTGGCCTCGATATTGTCGCGGCGGACCTGGCTCAGCACCATCGAGGCCTGCTCGCCGCCCATCACCGAGATGCGCGCGTTCGGCCACATCCACAGGAAGCGCGGTGAGTAGGCGCGGCCGCACATGCCGTAATTGCCGGCGCCGTAGGAGCCGCCGATCACTACGGTGAATTTCGGCACCGACGCGGTCGCGACCGCCGTCACCAGCTTGGCGCCGTCACGCGCAATGCCGCCGGCTTCGTATTTCTTGCCGACCATGAAGCCGGTGATGTTCTGCAGGAACACCAGCGGAATGCCGCGCTGGCAGCACAGCTCGATGAAATGCGCCCCCTTCAGCGAGCTCTCGCTGAACAGGATGCCGTTGTTGGCAATGATGCCGACCGGAAAACCCCAGATGTGGGCGAAGCCGCACACCAGCGTCGTGCCGTAGAGCTTCTTGAACTCGTCGAACTCGGAACCATCAACCACGCGCGCAATGATGTCGCGCACGTCGAACGGCTTGCGCCCGTCGACGGGCACCACGCCGTAGATCTCCTCCGCCGCAAACAAGGGATCACGCGGCGGATGCATGTTGAGGTTTGGCCGTACCGATGGCTTCAGCGTGCCGACGATGCGGCGGGCGATGCCGATCGCGTGCGCGTCGTTCTGGGCGTAATGATCGGTCACGCCTGATTGTCGCGAATGCACGTCGGCGCCACCGAGCTCCTCGGCGGTCACCACCTCGCCCGTCGCCGCCTTCACCAGCGGCGGCCCGCCGAGGAAGATCGTGCCCTGGTTGCGCACGATGATGCTCTCGTCCGACATCGCGGGGACATAGGCGCCGCCGGCCGTGCAGGAGCCCATCACGATGGCGATCTGCGGGATGCCTTGCGACGACATCTGCGCCTGGTTGTAGAAGATGCGGCCGAAATGCCGCTCGTCCGGAAAGATCTCGTCCTGCAGCGGCAAAAAGGCGCCGCCGGAATCGACCATATAGACGCAGGGAAGATTGTTCTGCCGCGCCACGTCCTGCGCGCGCAGATGCTTCTTCACCGTCATGGGATAATAGGTGCCGCCCTTGATGGTGGCGTCGTTGGCGACGATCACGCATTCGCGGCCCAAGATACGCCCTACCCCGGTGACGACGCTCGCCGAATGCACGTCGCCGCCATAGAGGCCATAGGCCGCGAGCGGCGACAGCTCCATGAACGCGGTGCCGGGATCGACCAGCAGGTCGACGCGCTCGCGCGCCAGCATCTTGCCGCGCGACGTATGGCGGTTGCGCGAGACCTCGCCGCCGCCGCCGGCCACCTGGCTCAGCTTCTCGCGCAAATCCGCGACGAGGGTGCGCATGGCCTCGGAATTGCGCGCAAAGTCCGACGAAGACGTATCGATGCTGGAATGGAGCGGCATGTTGATTCCAATCGCGTGAAGGTTTTAAGCCGTCTCGGCCATCAATTCGCGACCGATCAGCATACGTCGGACCTCCGAGGTGCCGGCGCCGATCTCGTAAAGCTTTGCATCGCGCCACAGGCGTCCGACCGGAAATTCGGAGGTGTAGCCGACCCCGCCAAGCGCCTGGATCGCCTCACCCGCCATCCACGTCGCTTTCTCGGCGGAATAGAGGATCGCAGCGGCGGCGTCCTTGCGCAAGCTGCGCGCGTGATCGGCGCGGTCGCAGGCACGCCCCACCGCATAGACATAGGCGCGCGTGGCCTGCCAGGTCGCGTACATGTCGGCGAGCTTGCCCTGCATGAGCTGGAAGTCGCCGATCGGCTGCCCGAACTGCTTGCGCTCGTGCATATAGGGCACCACCGCGTCCATGCAGGCCGCCATGATCCCGAGTGGTCCACCCGAGAGGACCGTACGCTCATAGTCGAGGCCGGACATCAGCACCTTGACGCCCTCGCCGACCTTGCCAAGCACGTTCTCCTCCGGCACCTCGCATTCGTCGAAGAACAGCGGATACGTGTTGGAGCCGCGCATGCCGAGCTTGTCGAGATGCTGGCCGTGGCTGAAGCCCTTCGTCCCCTTCTCGACCAGGAAGGCGGTCATGCCGCGCGGGCCCGCTTCCGGATCGGTCTTGGCATAGACCACCAGCACGTCGGCATCGCCGCCATTGGTGATCCACATCTTCGAGCCGTTGAGCACGTAGCGGTCGCCGCGTTTGTCGGCGCGCAGTTTCATCGAGACGACGTCTGAGCCGGCGCCGGGCTCGGACATCGCGAGCGCGCCGACATACTCGCCGGAGATCAACTTTGGCAGATAGCGCTCGCGCTGCGCATCATTGCCGTTGCGGCGGATCTGGTTGACGCAGAGATTTGAGTGGGCGCCATAGGAGAGGCCGACCGCGGCCGAGCCGCGCGAAATCTCCTCCATCGCGACGATATGGGCGAGATAGCCCATGTTGGAGCCGCCATATTGCTCCGGCGCGGTCATGCCGAGCAGGCCGAGGTCGCCAAGGCGCTTCCAGAGGTCCGCCGGGAATAGATTGGCCTTCTCGATATCGGCGGCACGCGGGGCGATCTCCGCCTCCACGAAGGCGCGCAGCGTGTCGCGCAGCATGCTGATGTCTTCGCCCAGATCGAAATCGATGCTCGGGATATTCAAGGCGATTCCTCCCTATTTTGGGGACCGAACCTAGCGGCATCGGGGCCCTTCTGCGGTCGAAAAGGTTGCATTTTCCGCCAAACTTGGCGAGGATTTTCCCAGAGGATTTTCCGATGCCTTTTCAAGTCGCAACCGCGATCCCGCGCCGTGCCGTGACCCCTGCCGCCTTCGTCCGCGGCGTCGTTGCCGCTTACGAACGCTACGGCCGCGATCCGACCGAGGCGCTGAGCCGGGGTCAGGTAACGCCGGACCTTGTCAATTCTCCGGATGGGCGGGTCACGGCCGGCCAGTTCGAGGCGCTGGCGGGCCATGCCATGCGCGAACTCGATGACGAGGCGCTCGGCTGGTTCTCGCGGCGGCTGCCCTTTGGCACCTACGGCATGCTGTGCCGCGCCTCGATCACCGCCCCGACGCTGGAGGTCGCGCTCAAGCGCTGGTGCCGGCACCATCGTCTGCTCACCGAGGACGTGCTGCTCGATCTCGCCGTCGGCGAGGAGACCGCGGTCGTGTCCATCCGCGAACTGGCCGACCTCGGACCTCTACGCGAATTCTGCCTGGTCACCCTGCTCCGCTATGTTCTCGGCTTCTCCTGCTGGGCGGTGGATTCGCAAATCGCGCTCCGCGCCGCGGAATTTCCGTACCCCGAGCCCGGCCACGTCTCGGTCTATCCGACCATCTTTTGCCGAAACATCCGCTTCGGTGCGGACCGCGCTTCCATCACCTTCGACAAGCATTACCTGTCGCTGCCGCTCACCCGGAGCGCGGCGGACCTCGACAACATGCTCAAGGGCGCGCTGCGGCTGACCGTACTGCCCTATCGGCGCGACCGGCTGCTGGTCGAGCGCGTTCGCCGCGTACTCCGCAATGCGCGCGGACGCAGTCTGGGCGCCGAGGATGTCGCAAGCGAGCTAGCACTCTCCACCCGCACCATGCATCGGCGCCTGCGCGATGAAGCGACCTCACTGCGGGATCTCAAGGAAGAGGCAAAATTCGAGCTCGCGAAGCAGGAGCTGATGCGCAGTCGTAGCCCGATCAAGCGGATCGCGGAGATCGCCGGCTTCCGCAGCGAGAAGAGCTTTTCCCGCGCCTTCCGCACCTGGGCCGGCGCCTCACCGCGCGAGTTTCGCGGCAGGTATCGCTGACGCGCGTGCTGTCATGCTGTTGCGGCCTCCGAGATCCAACTCGGAGGCCGCAACATTTCCAAACCGGTCTCGATCAGTTCGAGTTGGTCTGCCCGCCCGGGCGCAGCTTGGTGCGCGAGTGCGTCTGCTTCGGCTGGAAGGCCAGCGCGTCGGTCGACGTCTTCGCGCCGCCGCTCTGTGAGCACGAGCCGCCGATGCCGCCGGCCGCGGCCCGGCAGGCCTCCATCGTCGGATAGCCGCAGCCATGCGCGGCCTGGGCACCATTGGTGATGCAGTAGTCTTCTGCCTGGGCAGCCGGCGCGGTCATCATGAGAAACACAGATGCAAACAGCGTCGCAGCGGATGCGACGAACGTCTTCGAGATCGAGGTCATGTTGTCTTTTCCTGCTTCAGGGTCCCACAAAAGAGGCCTCGGCATGCGACGCAGGCTGAGGTTCACACCTCGCATGTAGGCCAGCACCAGGAACCGGCAATCACGCTTCGGCGCATTGCAGAACTTCGCAAATCACATGTCACAGTTAGGTGAGTTACTTAGGTTTATATCCGCCTTATCCGAACCTGTATCCCGGTAAGGGAGTCACTCCCGCGCCTTCGGATGTTTGGATGTCGTTACGCGAGCTACGTTTTGGGACCCGTCGCCGCCGAACTATCCTGCCGCCGCGATCTCCTGCAATGGCAGCGGCACGTCCTTCGCCACGCCCAGCACCGGAAAGCTGCGGACGTTCTTCACGTTCGGCATCGCGGCGAAATGCAGGAGCTGCTGCCGCATGCTCTCGACGCTCGGCGCCACGCATTTGAGAAGATAGTCGGTGTCTCCCGAAATCCGCCAGCACTGCTGGATGCGCGGGATCGCGGCGATCGAGCTCTCGAATGCCGCCAGCACCGGCTGGGCTTGGCTGCCGAGCTGGATCGAGACGAACGACACCACCTCGTAGCCGAGCAGCCGCTCGTCGATAACGGCGCGCACCGCCCGGATCACGCCGCGGCTGAACAGCGATTTCAGCCGCCTCACGCAGTTGGGCCCGGACACCCCGACGCGCAGCGCCAGCTCGTTATTGCGAACCCGCCCGTCCTGCTGCAACTCGGAGAGTATTTTCAGATCGACGCCGTCGAGCTGGTCACGCCCCGCCATAGCCCACCTCGTCATGGTCGCATCATGCGAGACAGCGAAGCACGGGGCGGAATGGCTGCCAAGGCAGGACGATGGGAAGAACCGGCGTGGTTGGCCGAGCTTGTCCCGGCCAACCGCGGGCTTTTTACGTGGACGCTAACACGTGGATGCCCGGGACAAGCCCGGGCATGACGAGAGTTTCGTTGCCCGCCCTCAATGCGTCCACGGCTCGCCGCGGCGGAACGAGAAATTGTCCGCATAGGCGACCGGACGGCGCACCGATTCCTTTGGCTCGATCACCTGGTAGGCGATGCCCTTGCGCTCGCAATAGGCGACCGCCTCTTCCTTGCTGTGGAAGTGCAGCGTGATCTGCTGCTTCATGTCGCCGGACGAGGTCCAGCCCATCAGCGGCTCGACCGCGCGCGGCTGCTCGGGCTCGTAGTCGAGCTGCCATTCCTTGGTCTTCGACCGGCCGGATTGCATCGCGTTCTTGGCGGGCTTGAAAATGCGTGCGGTCATGGACGGTCCGGGCCTCTTGTTCGTCTTTTCGTTCGATTTCGATGCGTCACGGTAGCAGTTGGTGGAAACCGCGGGCATAGTATAGAGACACCTTTAGGGAACTGATCGGTGATTCCGGCCCCCCGGGATGGCTCGCCGATGGGTATAATCATTATGCTGCATCGTGACAATTGCGTACCCGCCTTCCGCGCCGGGGTCTCGCCCGGTGGCCCTGCTTCGTTGACATCTACCTGTCCGTCCCCTCCGAAAGCTCCCGTCGCATGTCCTTCCTGAACATCAACGCCACGCTCCCCGAGAAGGGCCGTGACCTCAGGCTCGACCTGTTTCGCGGCATTGCGAACTGGGCGATCTTCCTCGACCATATCCCCGACAACGTGGTGAACTGGATCACCACCCGCAACTACGGCTTTTCCGACGCCGCGGATTTGTTCGTCTTCATCTCCGGCTACACCGCCTCCTTCGTCTATGCGCGGATGATGCTCGAGCGCGGCTTCCTCGTCGGTGCTACGAGGCTGACCAAGCGGGTCTGGCAGCTCTACGTCGCCCACATCATCCTGTTCGTGATCTACATCGCCTCGATCAGCTATCTGGCGCTGCGCTTCGGCGATTCCGAGATGATCAACGAGTTCAACGTCGCCGGCCTGGTGGACAACGCCACCGAGACGCTGCGCCAGGGCCTGTTCCTGCGCTTCAAGCCGCTCAATCTCGACGTGCTGCCGCTCTACATCGTGCTGATGGGGCTGTTTCCGCCCGTGCTCTGGTTCATGCTGCGCAAGCCGGACCTGACGATGGCATTGTCCATCGTGCTGTGGCTGACCGCGCGCCATTTCGGCCTGAACCTGAACGCCTATCCGGCCGGACAGTGGTACTTCAACCCGTATTGCTGGCAGGTGCTGTTCGTGTTCGGCGCCTGGTGCGCCATGGGCGGCGCGCGGCGCTCGATGACGCTGATCAACGCACCGGTCACGCTGTGGCTCTGTCTTGGTTACATGCTGTTTGCGCTGGTCATGACCATGGCCGGCCGCTTCCCGACCCTCGGCGGCATGTTCCCGGAATGGCTGTTCTCGGCGTTCAACCCGAACGACAAGACCAACCTCGCGCCCTACCGCTTTATCCACTTCGTCGTGATCGTGATCCTGGTGATCCGCTTCGTGCCCAAGGACTGGCCGGGCCTGGAATGGAAAGGGTTCGACCCCATCATCGTGTGCGGCCAGCAGTCGCTCGCCGTGTTCTGCGTCGGCGTGTTCCTGTCCTTCGTCGGTCATTTCGAGCTGTCGATGAGCTCGGGCTCGCTGTTCGCGCAGATCTTCGTCAGCGTCGCCGGGATCGCGATCATGACGACGGTGGCCTATTATATCTCCTGGTCGAAGAAGCAGGACAAGCCGCTGAAGCCGCCGCCGCCCAAGACTGCGGCCGCAAAGGCCGCTTGAACGGGCAGCTCCGATCCGCCGGACGACAGCGCCCCCGCTTCAGGCCGCCGCTTCGCTGTCGTACTCGGTAACCTTCTTGTAGATCCAGTCACGGCCGTCGTGGCGGCGCCAGACCTTGCCGTAAACGAGCTGCCCGTTGATCGAGCGGCGCGGCACGAACACGGCCCAGAGGTGCCAGATCTCGGTCCAGCTCGCCTGCGGACCGACGGTTCGGACGTTGCGATCGAGAGACATGATACAGAACTCACAGGAGACGAGCGCTGCGACGAACTGTGATGTCGTGTGAGCACGAATTTCAGGCAGACCGTCGCAAGCCGAACCGATCTGATAACAGTCGCGAAGGCGCCCGCAACAACCGCTCGCTCTTAACCTAACCGATCAACCTTACCTCCTGTGAGCGCGTGGCGAGACCGGTTGAAAGCGGCCGCCGATTTTCCTAGACTGTGTGCGATTTGAGAATGAGCGCGTCGTTTTGAGGACGCGCGTTGATTTCCAGGCTGACGCGAATTTTTGAAAACGATTGATGGGCGGGGGCCACCACGATGAATTTGCAATGTGCATGTCTGCGCTTGGCGCTGCATTCGACGCCGCCTGCTCTGCCCGCGAAGACGCCGGAGCAGGAGCCGCGGAAGGTCGCCAACGACAATCAGCTGGCCTGGCCATTCCTGCCGTTTCCGTTCGGCTGGTACGCGACGAACTGATGGTTGGAAAAGCGTAACGCCGCGCAAGCGGAATATCATCGCTTGGCGGCGTCCGCTAGGCATTGGGCGCTGAAATCCCCAACACCAATATGTCTAGGACGACGCCTAAAGGTTCGACAAAGTTTTACGCATTCCGCGCCGCCCGACCCGCCCCAATGCCTTGAAATGTCGCGCGGAAAGTCGCGTTGCGCAGGGAATGAGCGCCGAGGGTTAGGAAGGCTTTGGCGGCTGCGGGCATCGGCATCGAACGCGCGCCATGCACGGCTGGAGCTGCGCTCGCCTGGCGCCTCGCCGATTGGCTATTGTTCTGAGGCGCGGGTCTGGCCCACCTCGGACTGGTCGGGGCAGCTGGATTCGAACCAACGACCTGCAGTACCCAAAACTGCCGCGCTACCAGGCTGCGCTATACCCCGAATGTCCGGCGAGCCCCGTCGATACACGCTTCCCAAAGCGCCAGCAAGCCTTCCAAAGGCGCGAGCAAGCTTCCCAAAAGACCGCCAGGACGGGGCAATAAGCCCTCCCGCCTACTTGCTGCCGAACAGCGGGTGGCCCACGCGGTCGCCGGCGCGGATGCCATATTTCTGCGCCGTGCCTGCCACCACCTCCAGAACAGCCCGCGCGGGCCCCCTGGATGAGATGATCTTTGTCGACATCGGCTCGGTATTTTCGGCGATGCGCAGAATTCGGCCGTCGGCGCGAATGAAGATCATGTCGAGCGAGACGTAGGTGTTCTTCATCCACATCGACACCTCCTGCTCGGGATTAAAGTCGAACAGCATGCCTTTGCCGTCCGCCAGTTCCTTACGGTACATCAGGCCAGTCTGCTTCTCTTCCTCCGTCGTCGCGACCTCGACCGAGAACACCTGCACGCCGCTCCTGGTGACGATCTCGAGGGGCTGGAAGCTGGCGGCGCGCACGGGTGCGCTCGCGACGACACAGCCGGCGATGACGAGGATGGCGGCAAGCCAGCCCTTCGCAACGGCGAAGACGGCCTTTCGATCGAAATTCATGGATGGCTCTCGAGGCGTGGGACTGGACCAGTCCTTACGTGGCGGTCACCGGAAAAGCCAGAGGCGCGCCGGCCAGCCAGCGCGCCTCTGCTCACGATCGCGGGAATGGAATTAGTGGGACGAAACCGGCGATCCCGTCTCGGGATGGATCTCGGCCGCCATCATGCCCTTGGAGCCGGGCCCGAACCGGACCAGGACATACTGGCCGGGCCGCAACTCGGTCATGCCGAAGCGGCGCAGCGTCTCCATGTGCACGAAGATGTCGGGGGTGCCCTCGCCGCGGGTCAGGAAGCCGAAACCGCGCAGCCGGTTGAACCATTTGACCTGAGCCCGCTCCAGCCCGCTGGTCGCCGTCACCGTGACATGGGTGCGCGGCGGCAGCATCTGCGCCGGATGGATCGCAGTCGACTCGTCCATCGAGACCACGCGGAACGCCTGGTAGCCCTTGGCGCGCTGGATGCACTCGACGACGATGCGGGCGCCCTCGTAGGCGGTCTGGAAGCCGTCGCGCCTAAGCACGGTGACGTGCAGGAGCACGTCGGGCCAGCCATTGTCGGGAACGATGAAGCCGTAGCCTTTTGAGGCGTCGAACCATTTGATGACGCCGTGAACCTCGACGAGGTTGGCGCTGCTCTCACCAAGTCCGGTGAACGGACTGAGTGCACTGTCGCGACCGCCACCGCCGTGTTCGCCCACCGCGGGAACTCCGACCTTCTTGGACTCAAATCCGTCCGACGACCCCATAACCCCGGACCCCACACATGCCATGCAACCCGCCTGAATGGCGGCGCCGAATCACGCGTCTTTAGAGAATCTTCTCAACTCGACGCGACGCAGATCTTTCGACTCAAAAGATAACACTCCCGGTTGCGACGCATAGACAAAAAAGAGATTCGGCGGAACCTATGAACAGCTTGCACAGCCGCGAATCAAATTGCTGCCTCAATTACCGACAAAGGGCCCCAGCGTTTCGCCGATGTCGTGGCGGATCACGAGGTCGGCGATGTCGTCCTGCTCCGTCGGCTCGCGATTGACGATCACCAGGCGTGCACCCGATTCCTTCGCCATCATCGGAAAGCCCGCGGCCGGCCATACCACCAGCGAGGAACCGATCGCGATGAAGAGATCGCAGGCTTGCGACAGCGCCGTCGCGCGCTGCATCTCGTCCTCGGGCATTGTCTGGCCGAAGGAGATCGTGGCGGTCTTCACCGGCTCGTCGCACACGGTACAGTTGGGCGCGGCGCCCTCCTCGTCGAAGCGGCGCTTCACCCAATTAAGCGGATAGGCCTGCCTGCATCCAATGCAGCGCGCATACGTGGTGTTGCCGTGAAGTTCGATCACGTGATCGCTTGCGACGCCGGAGGCCTGATGCAGATTGTCGATGTTCTGGGTGATGATCGCGGGAACCTTGCCGGCGCGGTAGAGTGAGGCGAGCGCGCGATGGCCGCGGCCGGGCCTGGCTGCCGCAAAGACCTCCTCCATCGCGAAGCGCCGGCGCCAAGATTCGTCGCGCGCCTCCTGGCTGGCGACGAACTCGTCGAACGGGATCGGGCGGTTGCGCGTCCAAATTCCGCCCGGCGAGCGAAAGTCGGGGATGCCGCATTCGGTCGAGATGCCGGCGCCGGTGAACGGCACGATCCGTTTGGCTTCGGCGATCATGTCGCCAAGACGCTCGACGCCGCTGCGAAGATCCGATGCAATCAACGCCGCCTCCCGTTTTGCTTTTGTTTTACTGATTTGTTTTTGCGCTAGCTGCAACATGCGCAAGCGACAAGATTATTGACGCTGTTCTCCACCGCCACGCAAGACATGGTCGGCAATTTTTTCCGACCCTCGCTTATCACAATCCTGCAATGCCTCCTCCCCATTGACGCCCCAATCAGAAGCGCCAATGCATGTGTTGACGCGACTCAACGTGATTGCGGCGGCAGTGCTTGGGTTCAGTAGGACACATACTCACGTGCAGAGGGGATTTAACATGACCGAGGACGAACAACGCAAAATCCGCGAACGCGAAGAGATCGCCGCCCGTGTCGCCGCCTTCCGTGCCACCCAGGAAAAATTCAAGCGCGAACGTGAAGAGTATTTCGTGTCGACGCTCGACAACGCGCGCAAGGCGGAACGGCCCTCGCTCTGGCCGTAACGACACCGGATCACCGAGCATGAAAAAAGCCCGGAGCATTGCTCCGGGCTTTTCGTTTGTTCAGCCGTTACCAGTGACGGTAATAATGGTGGCGGCGGTAGTATGGTCCATCACCGTAATAAGCGTAGGGACCAGGGCCGTAAGCATAAGCGGGGCCGCCATAGTAGCCATACCGCGGGCCGTAGCCATAGCCGTAAGGATGCGACGCGGCGACGGCGCCCGCGGTGATGGCGCCGGCGGCAAGACCGAACGCGAGGCCCGGACCGATGCCGCGGCCGCGCGCCTCGGCAGGCGAAGGCGCC from Bradyrhizobium lupini harbors:
- a CDS encoding ETC complex I subunit, whose product is MTARIFKPAKNAMQSGRSKTKEWQLDYEPEQPRAVEPLMGWTSSGDMKQQITLHFHSKEEAVAYCERKGIAYQVIEPKESVRRPVAYADNFSFRRGEPWTH
- a CDS encoding AraC family transcriptional regulator, producing the protein MPFQVATAIPRRAVTPAAFVRGVVAAYERYGRDPTEALSRGQVTPDLVNSPDGRVTAGQFEALAGHAMRELDDEALGWFSRRLPFGTYGMLCRASITAPTLEVALKRWCRHHRLLTEDVLLDLAVGEETAVVSIRELADLGPLREFCLVTLLRYVLGFSCWAVDSQIALRAAEFPYPEPGHVSVYPTIFCRNIRFGADRASITFDKHYLSLPLTRSAADLDNMLKGALRLTVLPYRRDRLLVERVRRVLRNARGRSLGAEDVASELALSTRTMHRRLRDEATSLRDLKEEAKFELAKQELMRSRSPIKRIAEIAGFRSEKSFSRAFRTWAGASPREFRGRYR
- a CDS encoding DUF3551 domain-containing protein → MTSISKTFVASAATLFASVFLMMTAPAAQAEDYCITNGAQAAHGCGYPTMEACRAAAGGIGGSCSQSGGAKTSTDALAFQPKQTHSRTKLRPGGQTNSN
- a CDS encoding carboxyl transferase domain-containing protein, yielding MPLHSSIDTSSSDFARNSEAMRTLVADLREKLSQVAGGGGEVSRNRHTSRGKMLARERVDLLVDPGTAFMELSPLAAYGLYGGDVHSASVVTGVGRILGRECVIVANDATIKGGTYYPMTVKKHLRAQDVARQNNLPCVYMVDSGGAFLPLQDEIFPDERHFGRIFYNQAQMSSQGIPQIAIVMGSCTAGGAYVPAMSDESIIVRNQGTIFLGGPPLVKAATGEVVTAEELGGADVHSRQSGVTDHYAQNDAHAIGIARRIVGTLKPSVRPNLNMHPPRDPLFAAEEIYGVVPVDGRKPFDVRDIIARVVDGSEFDEFKKLYGTTLVCGFAHIWGFPVGIIANNGILFSESSLKGAHFIELCCQRGIPLVFLQNITGFMVGKKYEAGGIARDGAKLVTAVATASVPKFTVVIGGSYGAGNYGMCGRAYSPRFLWMWPNARISVMGGEQASMVLSQVRRDNIEAKGDSWSKEDEDKFREPIRAQYESQGHPYYATARLWDDGVIDPADTRLVLGLGLSAASNAPIEPTKFGLFRM
- a CDS encoding NAD-dependent protein deacetylase; the protein is MIASDLRSGVERLGDMIAEAKRIVPFTGAGISTECGIPDFRSPGGIWTRNRPIPFDEFVASQEARDESWRRRFAMEEVFAAARPGRGHRALASLYRAGKVPAIITQNIDNLHQASGVASDHVIELHGNTTYARCIGCRQAYPLNWVKRRFDEEGAAPNCTVCDEPVKTATISFGQTMPEDEMQRATALSQACDLFIAIGSSLVVWPAAGFPMMAKESGARLVIVNREPTEQDDIADLVIRHDIGETLGPFVGN
- a CDS encoding cold-shock protein, giving the protein MGSSDGFESKKVGVPAVGEHGGGGRDSALSPFTGLGESSANLVEVHGVIKWFDASKGYGFIVPDNGWPDVLLHVTVLRRDGFQTAYEGARIVVECIQRAKGYQAFRVVSMDESTAIHPAQMLPPRTHVTVTATSGLERAQVKWFNRLRGFGFLTRGEGTPDIFVHMETLRRFGMTELRPGQYVLVRFGPGSKGMMAAEIHPETGSPVSSH
- a CDS encoding Lrp/AsnC family transcriptional regulator, whose protein sequence is MAGRDQLDGVDLKILSELQQDGRVRNNELALRVGVSGPNCVRRLKSLFSRGVIRAVRAVIDERLLGYEVVSFVSIQLGSQAQPVLAAFESSIAAIPRIQQCWRISGDTDYLLKCVAPSVESMRQQLLHFAAMPNVKNVRSFPVLGVAKDVPLPLQEIAAAG
- a CDS encoding OpgC domain-containing protein, coding for MSFLNINATLPEKGRDLRLDLFRGIANWAIFLDHIPDNVVNWITTRNYGFSDAADLFVFISGYTASFVYARMMLERGFLVGATRLTKRVWQLYVAHIILFVIYIASISYLALRFGDSEMINEFNVAGLVDNATETLRQGLFLRFKPLNLDVLPLYIVLMGLFPPVLWFMLRKPDLTMALSIVLWLTARHFGLNLNAYPAGQWYFNPYCWQVLFVFGAWCAMGGARRSMTLINAPVTLWLCLGYMLFALVMTMAGRFPTLGGMFPEWLFSAFNPNDKTNLAPYRFIHFVVIVILVIRFVPKDWPGLEWKGFDPIIVCGQQSLAVFCVGVFLSFVGHFELSMSSGSLFAQIFVSVAGIAIMTTVAYYISWSKKQDKPLKPPPPKTAAAKAA
- a CDS encoding isovaleryl-CoA dehydrogenase, which codes for MNIPSIDFDLGEDISMLRDTLRAFVEAEIAPRAADIEKANLFPADLWKRLGDLGLLGMTAPEQYGGSNMGYLAHIVAMEEISRGSAAVGLSYGAHSNLCVNQIRRNGNDAQRERYLPKLISGEYVGALAMSEPGAGSDVVSMKLRADKRGDRYVLNGSKMWITNGGDADVLVVYAKTDPEAGPRGMTAFLVEKGTKGFSHGQHLDKLGMRGSNTYPLFFDECEVPEENVLGKVGEGVKVLMSGLDYERTVLSGGPLGIMAACMDAVVPYMHERKQFGQPIGDFQLMQGKLADMYATWQATRAYVYAVGRACDRADHARSLRKDAAAAILYSAEKATWMAGEAIQALGGVGYTSEFPVGRLWRDAKLYEIGAGTSEVRRMLIGRELMAETA
- a CDS encoding DUF192 domain-containing protein; the protein is MNFDRKAVFAVAKGWLAAILVIAGCVVASAPVRAASFQPLEIVTRSGVQVFSVEVATTEEEKQTGLMYRKELADGKGMLFDFNPEQEVSMWMKNTYVSLDMIFIRADGRILRIAENTEPMSTKIISSRGPARAVLEVVAGTAQKYGIRAGDRVGHPLFGSK